In Alligator mississippiensis isolate rAllMis1 chromosome 9, rAllMis1, whole genome shotgun sequence, the genomic stretch CACTTGTGGGAACCAAGTGCCATGGCACCTTAAACTTCAGCAAAATGGGATCCAACAGGGCCAAACCCCATCCTGGAGGGTCCAGGAAAGGCAGATAATCCTTAACAGCCCTTTATCACTGGCCATGAATTCAGGAATTCCCAAACTGCACAGAAGTCATCTGGAAGTACTGATTTAGCAGGTAGCAGGCTCATTTACAGCACTGCTGCGACTTCAGGTATAGCAAACTATTAAAAACTACTGTACAACTCTACCATTAAAGTGCAAAGAAGTTTTCAAGACTTAAAATATGAAGGCGATGGGGACTACACAACCTTTGAGTAATTATGTAACAAACCTGTTCATGCAAACTCTTCAGGAAGAACCCTATGATGTCTCCCTAGCCAATTTTCAGAGACAAACAAAAGACATTTTAGAGTTCTGAGATGCacgatttatttatttatttttaagaacagaAACATTAGGAAAACTAGATAGGGGTTGCTATTAGCTCTGCCTATAAAGAATTTTTACCTTGATTTCTTGATCATGTGAGTAGGTAGAGGCCCTAATATTCGCTCCATCATTGCCAGGTGTTCTTTACTATCATGTGTCTGTAAAAAGAAAGAGTTATTGAGACCTGCATACTGTTTTCCCTGTCCATTAATGATATTTAGTCTACATTGTAAGAAACAGCCATTGCTTTATTacagaatcttaaaaaaaaaattacccccGTATattgctattactactattatgaATAATAAGCACAAACAAAACCATGTTGGGAATACACCATACTTCCCAGGGCAGGAATGCTCTCCtcaaaaaaaaatgacagtgcCAGTTTTTTAATAAGAACATGACGTGATTTTTagttttcagtattttttccCAGACAAACTTCATGGTTTATAAAATTGCTCATGTACGCTTACTTATAGCAACAAGATTTTAAGAGAGATACCAACTTTTAAAAAAACTGCACTAAGCAACTCTGAAAGCAACTAAGGAGCTCAAACACCTTTACTAACAATAAGTTTACCATGTTTTTAGAGACAAACAAAGGAGCAACTTGCCAAAAATCCTTCAGAATTGTGATTTTAACAATGGACATAGTCATTCAACTCATTTTCTAGCCATTAGCATATTCCTCTCAGTCACGGGGACCACCCAATGTTCCTTAAAAGCACAGGAAACTTTTTCATATAATGCCAATTCAGTTGTACAACACTCTTTGGTCAATGAAAGACCAACTCTGTCATACAGCACAGCATGTTAAATTCACTCATTCATTTTTGCATGTTTAGCAGTACCTGTAAGACTACTAGAACTTATTTCCACTCTATCCCTGCCTTCAGATTGCCAAAAAACTATAAATAAATTAGGTAACAGCTTATATCATTTTCTTAACCAAATTCTAtgagttttattttttaagactTATAAAGAAAGCATGTTACCTTAGATAAAATGTATTCCATTTACAATATCAACTATAATATTTCAAGTCACAAATAGTTTGCTTTTAACTATTATAGTGCTGTAAGTAGGAATCTTAGGAAGATCAAGTCAGGAGTCAGTAACAAAATGGTCTATTTTGCTCTAGATACCTACCTGGAATACTGTAAAACCCAGGTAATATTCAATTAGAATGCAACCTATACTCCAAACATCACAGGGCTGGGACCATCCCAATgctacaaaaacaaaaagaaagccaaagtatatttaaaatattttagcttAAACTGGAAGTTGGTAATTCACCAATCAGCCACCACTAGTTGTTTGCTTAATTCCAATTCATGTGCCCCTAAAACTTCTCTTCTCCCTGAAGCCATTTTaggatataaaaaataaatataagacTTTATTTTCTAAACATTAGTAATGTTTTTAATAAAGCATACTATAATCATTTTTATAGCAAAAAGGCAGAACAAACTTTTTGTAGGCTCCCATCCATAACTCAGTATCACAAATTCTCTAGTAATAGTAGAAAGAACTGTGCACTGAATTACCGCGACTATCAGAAAGTAGTCAGTGCATTTTATGAAGTGTGATGAAGCTTTCAACTGAATGATAATTAAACACAAAGTCCTATCTATCAGGAGGTATCAAAGACTCTACTGACCTAAAATAACCTCAGGAGCTCTGTAATGTCTTGTAGACACTAATGTACTGTGATGTTCATCGTCAAAAGTTGCACTTCCAAAATCAACAACTTTGATATCCGTATTTTTTAGTGTTCGTTCATCTCGTTTCTGtaataaaatcagacaaaaaagcTGATGTTCAGAAAAACATcgtatatacacacataatttTAAGCTACTTGCAAGATGTCCACATGCACATGGATGTCTCTAAAGTACTTTTACTGAGAATATTTTGCTTCAGCTAACAATATCTTGGTATTACGACTGAAGTCTTAGTTAGATTTAGCGCAAGATGATTGCCTGACATGCTTTATGAAGTACACAAATCCAAACTATACTTCTATGGTTTGGCTTCATTTGTTGGAATTTCAGAAGACTCACAGGGTCACCTTAAACTTTCTATGAAACGCTGGAACTTAGGAAAGCAACACAGGCCCTGTTCTACTATTGTGTGATATTGTTCTGCCACACTTGAAGACCAGTTGTTTAAAATTCAAGGAATTTTATAAGGTCAGCAAAAGGATAATGCAGCTGGAGGAACAGCTGACTAACCTAGGTAAGACAACCCTTTATCACATATTTTCATATTTGACAAGCTAACATTTAAGACAGACCAAATAAAAATCAACAATATAAAAACAGGCCAATAGGAGCTGCCAAAAATATGTAAACTTACCATCTTAGCATTGTACTTTACTATATAATCTGAGTgcacaaacaaaatattttcaggcTTCAGATCTGTGTGAGTCAACTTATTATGATGTAAAactaaaagaacaaaaacaaatcttGATTTAATAAACTGTTTTCTCAAAATTTTATAGCACGTTATGAAAGTAACAATTTACTTACAATTTATAGATTGACATATCTGATATGCCATGTGTCTTATGTCATCAATACGAAATGGCAAAAAGCTGTTTTCTTTAATAAAGTCATAGGTACTAAGTCCCAGCAGCTCAAAAACAATGCAAACATGACCATGATGATCAAACCATTCAAGCATCTGGACACAGCGgcttaaataaagaaaaaacagtgaaaacaCAGTTAATGTGTAAAATAGTCTCTTTCTTCAAATACTTAAGGCATTGACTTGTAGTCCACTTTTACACTTACAATGTGCTGCTTGGATCCATGGTGTTTAAATGCTCCAGCACCTGTATTTCTGAGCGGGCTGCTTCACAGTATCTACCAACATTTTTCACAATTTTAACTGCTACATGCATTCCTCTCCTTGAAAAATAAGAAGTGAAACATTATGACTATACTGTATTAGTTCTCAAAAGTATACAACCTACACTCCCATAAAATTCTAATGCACTTTGATGCAAAGGCACTTCCCAAAAACTGCAGGCACCAGAGACCTGCAAGTTAGGTTTTAGGGGCAGTTGATTTTAGTACTTGTTAAGGGACCGACTGGCATTATAAAAGTATTAACCAGATGCCATTAAAAGACCAGCAGCTGTGCTTTACATTAACTGCAGTTTTCAGTTGGAGGCAAGGCCATATCCCCCCTGTAAGGCACAGGATAGGGGATAGTCTTCAACAGCAGTTAACAGGGCCCTCACTGAAAAGAGCACACAAGTACTACAAAAATGGCAAGTTTCTCAGCACCTCACACTATTTTGCTCTGTTTCCAACATTTCTGCTGGAaccaaggaaaaatattttttcaatttcAAACACAGCTTACCCTTAGATCTTTAATATTTCCCCACTCTTGTGAACCGACAGAtctacatatataaaaaaaaattataatggcTTGCTGTTCATTCAAAATAggtctttttaaataaaaaaagttaaaaaggagTCAAGTGGACAGAAGAAAATTATTAAAAGTCAGAAACGTCAATTTCTAATTCCGAGCAGTAGCTTTATATACCAGGCTCTGCCAGTGACTCAGTGTGTGGTCTTCTGTAAGTAAACTTCTCCACATTCAATTTTGTATTCTCTCTATACCCATGAACTCCTAAAGACTTCAACACGAATTGTAGGGGCAAAAtagaggattgggcccctcacactGTACTTGTGCCATCACCAAAGATGCAATAACACCAGCTACCTAACAATTAACATTGGGATATCATGTAGTTAATGTCTGTATAGTATCACCGTTTCCCACCTCTTGTCAGTGCCCTGTTTGCATGGGTTTTTATACAGCAACAGAAGAAAGATACTGACAGATAGGCCTATATGGATGAAGAACCTTACAAACTGATAAGGGAATCTGACAAACAGATGCAGTACTTgaaattacattatttttaaaacaataaaacacACATCCAAGTTTATTATGTCTTctcaacactgaaaagtgcaatgatttttttttctacttataTACTGCAACAGCTTATATTTTATCTGAAGCCCTGTATTACAGGAAAGAAATAATACCTGGACTATCTTCTCATATTCCAAATAACGAaattttcttgtaatagtatgCTTACAAAGATGATAAGTATACTTACATATGGTGATCAATGCACTCCACTACTTTTCCAAATGCTCCTTCCCCTAAAGTATCAACAATTTCATctaaaaagaacaaagaaaagtcAGATTAGTTACTGCCTTACTCAAATAGTGATGAATGCTATCAAAgtaggcttttaaaaaatgtgccattttaaaagcataatTACTTTAAATCTCAACATCTGAATGTGTTATTTTATTGGACAGGTGTCATGAAAAAATTAGTTAACAACTATCTCTTGTTCTAATCTCAAGCTTCATTTACTACTTTGGAACAACAGTATTTAAATTCTACAGAAAAGATGATatgcaaaagaacaaaaaaagcacaaaaaacagaacaaaagagCAATGAAGATTTCCTTAGCCCCCCTCCTGACATACTATTCTAAACAGATTTTTTGctgaaaagtttttaaaaaagtgttGAAAAATGTTCTATACATCTTGCTCTTAGTACGTCTCCACTTTCACAGATCAGGTGACCCTCCTCATCATCCTCTACACTCCTGGATCTTTTCCT encodes the following:
- the CLK4 gene encoding dual specificity protein kinase CLK4 isoform X1, giving the protein MMKGVGMKESTAAAINEGGGPTAVHKKANIINHVKLQTDEIVDTLGEGAFGKVVECIDHHMRGMHVAVKIVKNVGRYCEAARSEIQVLEHLNTMDPSSTFRCVQMLEWFDHHGHVCIVFELLGLSTYDFIKENSFLPFRIDDIRHMAYQICQSINFLHHNKLTHTDLKPENILFVHSDYIVKYNAKMKRDERTLKNTDIKVVDFGSATFDDEHHSTLVSTRHYRAPEVILALGWSQPCDVWSIGCILIEYYLGFTVFQTHDSKEHLAMMERILGPLPTHMIKKSRKHYFHHDQLDWDEHSSSGRYVRRRCKPLKEFMHCQDADHQTLFDLVHKMLEYDPSDRITLDEALQHPFFDPLKRK
- the CLK4 gene encoding dual specificity protein kinase CLK4 isoform X4, which gives rise to MRHSKRTHCPEWDDERSGDEGKHSSSHKRRRRSHSGAQESKHYKSRETSDSHCLDNRSINERDHHDRKYIEEYRNDFCEAYDYRRYHRDNEKSHHHHYSKSSGQSRKSSHKKKHKRHHCSSHHSHSKSHRRKRSRSVEDDEEGHLICESGDVLRARYEIVDTLGEGAFGKVVECIDHHMRGMHVAVKIVKNVGRYCEAARSEIQVLEHLNTMDPSSTFRCVQMLEWFDHHGHVCIVFELLGLSTYDFIKENSFLPFRIDDIRHMAYQICQSINFLHHNKLTHTDLKPENILFVHSDYIVKYNAKMKRDERTLKNTDIKVVDFGSATFDDEHHSTLVSTRHYRAPEVILALGWSQPCDVWSIGCILIEYYLGFTVFQTHDSKEHLAMMERILGPLPTHMIKKSRKHYFHHDQLDWDEHSSSGRYVRRRCKPLKEFMHCQDADHQTLFDLVHKMLEYDPSDRITLDEALQHPFFDPLKRK
- the CLK4 gene encoding dual specificity protein kinase CLK4 isoform X2 — translated: MRGMHVAVKIVKNVGRYCEAARSEIQVLEHLNTMDPSSTFRCVQMLEWFDHHGHVCIVFELLGLSTYDFIKENSFLPFRIDDIRHMAYQICQSINFLHHNKLTHTDLKPENILFVHSDYIVKYNAKMKRDERTLKNTDIKVVDFGSATFDDEHHSTLVSTRHYRAPEVILALGWSQPCDVWSIGCILIEYYLGFTVFQTHDSKEHLAMMERILGPLPTHMIKKSRKHYFHHDQLDWDEHSSSGRYVRRRCKPLKEFMHCQDADHQTLFDLVHKMLEYDPSDRITLDEALQHPFFDPLKRK
- the CLK4 gene encoding dual specificity protein kinase CLK4 isoform X3 translates to MHVAVKIVKNVGRYCEAARSEIQVLEHLNTMDPSSTFRCVQMLEWFDHHGHVCIVFELLGLSTYDFIKENSFLPFRIDDIRHMAYQICQSINFLHHNKLTHTDLKPENILFVHSDYIVKYNAKMKRDERTLKNTDIKVVDFGSATFDDEHHSTLVSTRHYRAPEVILALGWSQPCDVWSIGCILIEYYLGFTVFQTHDSKEHLAMMERILGPLPTHMIKKSRKHYFHHDQLDWDEHSSSGRYVRRRCKPLKEFMHCQDADHQTLFDLVHKMLEYDPSDRITLDEALQHPFFDPLKRK